The Corynebacterium camporealensis genome contains a region encoding:
- the rfbB gene encoding dTDP-glucose 4,6-dehydratase: protein MTSMLVTGGAGFIGANFVHLLRKSRPEVDVTVLDKLTYAGNRANLAGTDAELVVGDIADADTVDPLVKRADVVVHFAAESHNDNSLRDPSPFIQTNLVGTFTLLEACRRHDVRFHHVSTDEVFGDLEIGADTKFREDTPYAPSSPYSASKAGSDHLVRAWARSFELPVTISNCSNNYGPYQHIEKFIPRQITNILDGRTPKLYGTGEQVRDWIHVDDHNQAVLDILDKGVLGETYNIGADQPDINNREVIEVICELMGHCDADGAPLYEHVADRPGHDQRYAMDATKLSHDLDWQPGYTDLHAGLEQTIEWYRTHEDWWRPAKEAIENNYAKQGQ from the coding sequence ATGACTTCGATGTTGGTTACTGGTGGTGCGGGTTTTATCGGCGCCAATTTTGTGCACCTGCTGCGAAAGAGCCGTCCTGAGGTCGACGTGACGGTGCTGGACAAGCTGACCTACGCAGGCAACCGGGCGAACCTGGCGGGCACGGACGCGGAATTGGTCGTCGGTGATATTGCCGATGCCGATACCGTCGACCCGCTGGTCAAGCGCGCTGATGTCGTGGTGCACTTCGCCGCGGAATCGCACAACGATAATTCCCTGCGCGACCCGTCGCCGTTTATTCAGACCAATCTGGTGGGCACGTTTACGCTGTTAGAGGCTTGTCGACGCCACGATGTGCGCTTCCACCACGTCTCCACCGACGAGGTCTTTGGCGATCTAGAAATTGGTGCCGATACCAAGTTCCGAGAGGACACTCCCTATGCGCCCTCCTCGCCCTATTCGGCTTCCAAAGCAGGCTCCGATCATCTGGTGCGCGCGTGGGCACGGTCTTTTGAATTGCCGGTGACCATTTCGAATTGCTCGAATAATTATGGTCCCTACCAGCACATTGAGAAGTTCATTCCACGGCAGATCACCAATATCCTGGATGGCCGCACACCGAAGCTGTATGGCACGGGTGAGCAGGTTCGCGACTGGATTCATGTCGATGACCACAACCAGGCCGTACTCGACATCCTGGATAAAGGCGTGCTGGGCGAGACCTACAACATCGGCGCTGACCAGCCGGATATCAACAACCGGGAGGTCATCGAAGTCATTTGTGAACTTATGGGGCATTGCGATGCCGACGGCGCACCGCTGTATGAGCACGTTGCCGACCGCCCGGGCCACGACCAGCGCTACGCCATGGATGCCACGAAGTTGAGCCACGATTTAGACTGGCAGCCAGGCTATACCGATCTGCATGCGGGGTTGGAGCAGACCATCGAGTGGTACCGCACGCACGAAGACTGGTGGCGTCCGGCGAAGGAAGCAATCGAAAACAACTACGCGAAGCAGGGACAATAA
- a CDS encoding M1 family metallopeptidase: MKLLSTALSHLRHPQRDSYTGVEYNLGFRISHYDLELTYRVEPNLLQGEARLQVRVEENIDKLTLDLGGAMVARRVTAEDAPRVAKFRQSGGKLRLRFGEEIPAGTDFVLVIRYGGSPRPIRTAWGEIGWEETESGALVASQPNGAPSWFPCDDAPSEKATYDIAITADDPFVVISNGELVSRKAASGSTTRWHYRTEHPMATYLATVQVGEFSEFRLGPTTRAWAPPQLKERITEEFARQQEMLDLYSGLFGEYPFAEYQVVVTEDELEIPLEAQGLSIFGANHVEGNHRFERLIAHELSHQWFGNSVGVSQWKDIWLNEGFACYCEWLWEEHKGTQTAHECARSHYAVLSRKPQDIVLSDPGTRDMFDDRVYKRGALTVHALRRLLGDDHFFPAIRSYLQENQHGVVDPEELIVKLNQVAGDAGVSEGDIDKLLAQWLNSPALPKFPA, from the coding sequence ATGAAGCTGCTTTCTACCGCCCTTTCGCATCTCCGCCACCCCCAGCGCGATAGCTACACCGGAGTCGAGTACAACCTCGGCTTTCGCATTAGCCATTACGACTTGGAGCTGACCTACCGCGTCGAGCCCAACCTGCTACAGGGTGAGGCGCGATTGCAGGTGCGGGTGGAAGAGAACATCGATAAGCTCACGCTCGATTTGGGCGGAGCCATGGTGGCCCGACGCGTAACTGCCGAAGACGCCCCGCGCGTGGCGAAGTTCCGCCAGTCCGGTGGCAAGCTGCGCCTGCGTTTTGGCGAAGAAATCCCTGCCGGCACCGACTTTGTCCTGGTCATTCGCTATGGCGGTAGCCCGCGACCGATTCGTACCGCGTGGGGTGAAATTGGTTGGGAGGAAACCGAATCCGGCGCGCTGGTCGCCAGCCAGCCCAATGGTGCGCCCAGCTGGTTCCCGTGTGATGATGCGCCGTCGGAGAAGGCCACCTACGACATTGCCATTACTGCCGATGACCCCTTCGTCGTCATCTCCAACGGCGAGCTGGTCTCCCGTAAGGCAGCCAGTGGTTCCACGACGCGCTGGCACTACCGCACCGAACACCCCATGGCGACTTACCTGGCCACCGTCCAGGTCGGCGAATTCAGCGAGTTCCGCTTAGGTCCCACCACCCGCGCCTGGGCGCCGCCGCAGCTCAAAGAACGCATCACGGAAGAGTTTGCCCGCCAGCAGGAGATGCTGGATCTCTACTCCGGGCTGTTTGGCGAGTACCCCTTTGCCGAATACCAGGTCGTGGTCACCGAAGACGAGCTGGAAATTCCGCTGGAGGCGCAGGGTTTGTCTATCTTCGGCGCCAACCACGTCGAGGGAAACCACCGCTTCGAGCGCCTCATTGCCCACGAGCTCTCTCACCAGTGGTTCGGCAATTCGGTCGGTGTGAGCCAGTGGAAAGATATTTGGCTCAACGAGGGCTTTGCCTGCTACTGCGAGTGGCTCTGGGAAGAGCACAAGGGCACTCAGACCGCTCATGAGTGCGCGCGCTCCCACTACGCGGTACTTAGCCGCAAGCCGCAGGACATCGTGCTTTCCGATCCGGGCACGCGCGATATGTTCGACGACCGCGTCTACAAGCGGGGGGCACTTACCGTTCATGCGCTGCGCCGCTTGCTTGGCGATGACCACTTCTTCCCCGCCATCCGCTCCTACCTGCAAGAAAACCAGCATGGTGTGGTGGATCCGGAAGAGCTCATCGTGAAGCTGAACCAGGTGGCAGGGGATGCCGGGGTGAGTGAAGGGGACATCGATAAGCTGCTGGCCCAGTGGCTGAACTCTCCTGCCCTGCCGAAGTTTCCGGCTTAA